Genomic window (Nicotiana sylvestris chromosome 7, ASM39365v2, whole genome shotgun sequence):
TTTGCTCTGGTACTAGGGTAATCGAAAAAAGAGTGATATTCAGCCTTTTGATTTCTACGCTCTCATCTAAGTGAACTTTTATAGTTGCTATGAAGCAGTGGTAGAGCCACCTTAGTCCAATCACCGTGAATACACTGTGTAGTTaggtaattttttatttatttatgtatatACTATATGTTGAATCGCCTTGGCTTTTTCATGTGTTTAATTCTTTATATTTTGACTCGCCTTCGTGAAATTCTGGTTGTGCCACTGCTATGAAGTAGTTACTTAATATTGAAGGAAGGTGAGAGCAAGGGTAATTATGTTATTGCTTCTCAAAAAAGGGTAATTATTTTATTGTTGGAATGGTTTTTCTTTTCATACTTGTTATGGGGAAAAAGAAAATACTGCACAGATTATTTGAGTAGTTGATCAGctgcattttcttttcttttgtgtttTTCTTAAATGAGTAAGAGTAGTTGACCTGCTTGGCTAGGTTTGGGAGAGCTGTCCTCTATTGTCAAGCTTAGTCTTGGAATTGGCAAGCTAGATTCTTGTGTCTTTGCTAATGTGACTAGATGTACGTAGTACAAATCGGTGACTGCTTTCTGATGTTAATGTTGGACAAACTGGTCCAGTGACCCATCTGAATATCTTATAAATGCTACTTGTCTCATTGATCCTTGAAGCATTCTTGTTTCTTAGAATTTCACCAATATGTTGTTTTGCAGAAAAAATGGTTTTGCTGTATGCAGAGCCCCCACGCAGAATCTTGACAAGGTTATCTGTAAAAgttgaatataggatgcatattCATAATGAACCCCGCAACTTCTTTTGGCTTGCTGCTGGAGACTGAGATGCCGCTTAAGTCCCTTTTGTCTTGTAAACTTGTGGTTATTGTGGGGACAAAAATGTGAAAGACAAAATGTTTGATGTATCTATAATGTTGTATCTTTTATTGTACCATTGACAGACGAGCAGTCTGCTTGCTTTCATATACGTGTGGTTTGTAAAGCAACTTTCAACCGTAATTTTTTCTGTTAATTTCATCAGATtattttggttttcttttttttttttccttctgttTTTGCCTGATAAGTTGAAAATGCTTAGAAAATCATGGAGGTTTGTTTGGACACGAGGAGCTGCATTCTAAATTATGATGCCTGTTTGCTTTTAGTCAAGGGAAAATAGCAGTTTTGGTCCTTGAAAATGCTTGCTCAAACAAGAATTCGACGATGTCTAAGGGAgtttgattgtttatttatttgatAAAATTTAGGGATCTATTTGGGATGGCGTAATTTGCATAAAAGTTGATGATCCTTGGTCAAATTTGCTCTGTAATAAATAAATAGGTATATCCATTTAACTCGATAATCTTTTCATGTCCAATTCTACAACCCACTTGCTCTtaattttcccttctttcttcGCTACGCTACAAGCACTACATTCGTATGTTAATACAAATTTCCCTGAATATTATTTTTATAACGGTGATATCTGGACTAGTTTGTGCGCATTTGAACTAGCACAGGTAAACGATCGCGTATGTCTTATTTCAGAATACTACAATTTGTGCATAGGACGACATAATATTCACGAAACAACGGAAATAAATGATGTACTGAGACCCATAAAGCTGATCGGCAAATTGCAGCAGGAATGTAAATTCAGGATCAAGCGTGCTCAATGTAACGATGTGACATgcaataaaaaaaaagataatttgaCAGCATTTGGAAAAATCTCCAAAGTCAGGATAAATAATCTTTTTATGCTTTGTTCTTTCATTTAAAGTTATTGAGTCGTCAACACCAACTGCCCAACTAAATTCGAAAAAAAAGGACTTGTAATAACTTAATTTCTGGAGAAAATTGTTCATTCTAGTTTTTACACCACCTGTCTTGTGAAACGGAACCAGAAAGCCAATACATTTAAAATTGAAGGATTCTGCAGTTGAAATATCCTCTGCTCTCTCGAAAGCTAAACTCTGGACTGACCCAGCTTTCTTTCGAAAAGATGCTTTAGGAGGAAAACTTGCAGGATGCTAACACAAATGAGAGCAGAGGACTCGAACAAAGCTTTGTAGACTGCTCTTTTGCTCATTCCCTCGTTCACTGCATAAAATAGGAGATATATCACCGTGTTAGAAGAACAGCTTTGGATTATGTAAGACTATCATGATTCTGACAGAATTGCATATGTCATTACATTAAACTTGAGGTTCCAAGAGAAACACATAATATACCGAAAGAAATGATGTTCTCTTTTCATTAGTAAACAGAAAAGTGACACTTATGCATGTGAATATCCGAACTACTAAGTCGTGGATGTATAGGTCCTTAAACCAAAGAGCATGATCTCAGAAATGCCTAATTGGTTCAAATGTTACAACATGAGCAAATCACACCTACATTAATTCATAATGCGGGAGGTAGTTTAGCAAAATGAAAGAGCAACCTCGCACTTCTTTACCATTAATACCAAGATTTTGAGCTTAAGTGATCATGTGCTAATAGTCATGACCATTCACACATTCAAGATGAAGGAGGTACACATCCTCAAGCTTGTAAAATTGATCAACAAAAAACTGAAAATTAGATAGAAAATCCAAACTGAAACGATAACTGTGATTTCCCTGGATCTAAAAACTAACACTGTGAAAATAAAGTGAGGAAGATGGGAGAGGAGAATTATCTAACAGGAATATATGCTGAAGGGAAAAGACGATTCTTTTCAACTAGAAAAAACAGTAAGTGATCGATAAAATTGGTATTTACTGAATTGTAGGAGAATCATATAAGAAATATGCAAAAGCTTTATTTATACCTATTGCTTGCCGGTCTGTCTGGGCCTCTAGCCAATGCTGCTCAAATTGAATGTTGTATAAAGCTTCCTCTAGTTTCCCAATGTGCTCAAACAATGGCTTGAAATGCTCTGCAGCGTCATACTAAAAGGTAAGATCTCTAGTGCAAAGTACTCCAGAACGACAAAGTAAGATGAAGCAAAGTAACACGCTAACCGTCTTTTGCATGCTCATCATGGTATACGAAGTGGGCCGCATGTAGGTCAAAGTCTATCGTTTCATGATAGGGTGATTTGTTGGTGAAACAGAAACGATAAACTCCTTCGTGGTGGGCCACAAACTCAGTCTTCTCACTAATTTTGTCACGAAAATCATGAATCTGTTCCCCAGAAGGCCCCTTCACCTAATTTCCACCAACATAGTGACATCAATTGAATAATCCATCAGATAATGGATGATAAAAGAA
Coding sequences:
- the LOC138868082 gene encoding transmembrane emp24 domain-containing protein p24beta2-like — protein: MRIGSSEVWILIALLVVAWSSRGALGIRFVIDREECFSHKVEMGETVHFSFVVIKSEGSWHYSEEGVDLVVKGPSGEQIHDFRDKISEKTEFVAHHEGVYRFCFTNKSPYHETIDFDLHAAHFVYHDEHAKDEHFKPLFEHIGKLEEALYNIQFEQHWLEAQTDRQAIVNEGMSKRAVYKALFESSALICVSILQVFLLKHLFERKLGQSRV